The following proteins come from a genomic window of Peptostreptococcaceae bacterium:
- a CDS encoding ABC transporter permease encodes MSQYKYSDQNLGFSNLPPRFEIYSIDENTYVYVHKEYKLYAVSRNGEFLERIEPISENAVGKSKEYSIGEKNVVLDYSNPVNDTTLFSAEKKFILTADGQEVKPLTKVFNKTYWFGSDASGRDIFVRVLSGARISLLIAFVATAVNLIIGVSYGFISGLAGGRIDEAMMRFVDILSTIPLILYVILLTVVIGSGIKSIILAIGLVYWVGMARIARGQILSLKKRDYVLAARISGAGPLRIMTRHIFPNAAGPIVAAMTMMIPGAIFTEAFLSFIGLGVSPPAASWGTLANDAMEGMRLYGYELFFPSMAICITILAFNFLGDGLRDALDPKTRR; translated from the coding sequence ATGTCACAATATAAATACTCGGATCAAAACCTCGGGTTTTCCAATCTCCCTCCAAGATTTGAAATATATTCAATCGACGAAAATACCTATGTCTATGTACATAAGGAATACAAGCTGTATGCCGTTTCGCGAAACGGGGAATTTTTGGAACGCATAGAGCCTATAAGCGAAAATGCCGTGGGCAAATCGAAAGAATACAGCATCGGAGAAAAAAACGTAGTATTGGATTATTCCAACCCGGTAAATGACACCACATTGTTTTCGGCGGAAAAAAAATTCATTCTGACGGCTGACGGTCAGGAGGTCAAACCATTAACGAAAGTGTTCAACAAGACCTATTGGTTTGGCAGCGATGCTTCAGGAAGAGACATATTTGTCAGGGTTCTTAGCGGGGCGCGAATATCACTTTTGATAGCATTCGTAGCAACCGCAGTAAATCTAATAATAGGTGTTTCTTACGGATTCATTTCCGGGCTTGCAGGCGGCCGCATAGACGAGGCAATGATGCGGTTTGTGGATATTCTTAGTACTATCCCTCTCATTTTGTATGTAATACTTTTGACCGTTGTAATTGGTTCGGGAATAAAGTCGATAATACTGGCAATAGGATTGGTATATTGGGTCGGTATGGCGAGAATAGCGCGTGGGCAAATATTATCACTAAAAAAAAGGGATTATGTGCTGGCGGCAAGAATTTCGGGAGCCGGACCGCTCCGCATAATGACAAGGCATATTTTTCCAAATGCCGCCGGACCAATAGTTGCAGCCATGACTATGATGATACCCGGAGCCATTTTCACTGAGGCCTTCCTTAGCTTCATAGGACTTGGAGTATCGCCTCCGGCAGCGTCCTGGGGAACCCTTGCAAATGATGCAATGGAAGGGATGAGGCTTTATGGATATGAATTGTTTTTTCCGTCAATGGCCATTTGCATCACAATTTTGGCGTTCAATTTCCTTGGAGACGGCTTGAGAGACGCCTTGGACCCTAAAACAAGAAGATAG
- a CDS encoding N-acetylmuramoyl-L-alanine amidase produces the protein MKKHTLLIIAMIVLIMAMPSYGARNYESNTISLTDAVTGEEFEVGTVNIMMSGQDVISDVPAVNFKGRTLVPVRFITESLGADVSWNQVTKEATVTTDEKTIVIGIDSSTVTVNGIKKTLPDGIPAKLLNYGGSARTMVPIRFMSEELGMDVGWIADTVTATINKPVQSITGFSFDNTGKFPEMHIKSTGEIETNSYILEGSSVGDRDKLVIDIPNAKFAVTDSKMLIGTNQAELDIYEDGIISVRASQFDTNPLVTRLVVDMNDRRGYETEYNSASKTTIFRFVNSIEDIRVEKIYSAEAVIIETGEEPAIANIMPLENPKRYVIDIINCRFPSGFENQEIEAAGIKGVRASQYDATADYGPGEAVSRIVVDLEESIAFENIYFEILDNDLYVYVSGNPLEGIDYMKEDINLAKLTINTQEIGSHSVSYSSSNRMLTVKVPKSILSLDSLVLPIEDTLIETIDIDASSSNYNYFNIKLAKNVEYKDESSSGLTDKIILAFENTAIKDSVYKNTLIVLDAGHGGKDPGAISPTYGLLEKDVVLDVTKKLAKMLEREGFKVYLTRDSDNYVGLYNRAEIANELGADAFVSIHANAIGRTSVSGVEVLYCPDSTGRDSMSFAKVMQDAIVSELGSVNRGIVSRPNLVVIRETKMPAVLAEIGFLTNVEKEEKLLNTSAYRDRCAGALYEGLMDYFK, from the coding sequence ATGAAGAAGCATACCCTATTGATAATAGCAATGATTGTTCTTATTATGGCGATGCCGTCATACGGAGCAAGGAATTACGAGAGCAATACCATATCCTTGACGGATGCAGTTACAGGCGAAGAATTCGAGGTTGGAACAGTCAACATAATGATGAGTGGACAGGACGTAATTTCAGATGTTCCCGCAGTCAATTTTAAGGGAAGAACACTCGTTCCGGTAAGGTTCATTACAGAGAGCCTTGGCGCCGATGTTTCATGGAACCAAGTGACAAAAGAAGCGACAGTCACAACAGACGAAAAAACAATAGTCATTGGAATAGATAGCTCGACGGTTACCGTAAATGGCATTAAGAAAACCCTGCCTGACGGGATACCTGCGAAGCTTTTAAATTACGGGGGCAGCGCAAGGACAATGGTGCCGATAAGGTTCATGTCGGAGGAACTGGGAATGGATGTGGGATGGATAGCTGATACTGTGACAGCGACAATTAACAAACCGGTCCAGTCGATAACTGGCTTTTCATTTGATAACACCGGCAAATTCCCGGAGATGCACATAAAATCGACCGGTGAGATAGAAACAAACAGCTACATATTGGAAGGAAGCTCGGTAGGGGATCGCGACAAGCTTGTTATAGACATCCCAAACGCCAAATTTGCAGTGACCGATTCCAAAATGCTTATAGGGACAAATCAGGCGGAACTTGACATATATGAGGATGGCATCATAAGTGTCAGGGCTTCGCAGTTTGACACTAATCCCCTTGTTACGAGGCTGGTAGTGGATATGAATGATAGAAGGGGATACGAAACGGAATACAATTCAGCAAGCAAGACTACAATCTTCAGGTTTGTGAATTCGATTGAGGACATAAGAGTGGAAAAGATATATAGCGCAGAGGCTGTCATAATCGAGACAGGGGAAGAACCGGCAATAGCAAATATTATGCCGCTCGAAAATCCAAAGCGTTACGTTATAGACATAATAAACTGCCGTTTTCCTTCGGGCTTTGAAAATCAAGAAATTGAGGCTGCTGGAATAAAGGGTGTAAGAGCCTCGCAATATGATGCGACTGCCGACTATGGACCAGGCGAAGCAGTTTCGCGTATCGTTGTGGATCTCGAGGAGAGCATAGCTTTCGAGAATATTTACTTTGAAATTTTGGATAATGACCTCTATGTATATGTTTCTGGGAATCCTCTTGAGGGGATAGACTACATGAAAGAGGACATAAACCTTGCAAAACTTACTATTAATACCCAGGAGATTGGCTCGCACAGTGTTAGCTACAGTAGTAGCAATAGAATGCTTACAGTCAAAGTTCCAAAGAGCATACTCAGCCTTGACAGTCTTGTACTTCCAATAGAGGACACATTGATTGAGACGATAGACATAGATGCTTCAAGCAGCAACTACAACTATTTCAACATCAAACTTGCCAAGAATGTCGAGTACAAGGACGAGTCATCATCGGGATTGACCGATAAAATTATCTTGGCATTTGAGAACACGGCAATAAAGGATTCAGTTTATAAGAACACGCTCATAGTTTTAGATGCAGGTCACGGGGGCAAGGACCCTGGAGCAATCAGTCCGACCTATGGCTTGCTAGAGAAGGATGTTGTACTCGATGTGACCAAGAAACTCGCAAAAATGCTTGAACGAGAGGGCTTCAAGGTTTATCTCACAAGAGACAGCGACAATTACGTAGGACTTTACAACAGGGCTGAGATAGCAAACGAGTTGGGTGCAGACGCATTCGTGAGCATACATGCGAACGCAATCGGCCGAACATCAGTTTCGGGCGTAGAGGTTCTCTACTGCCCGGATAGCACAGGCAGAGACAGCATGAGCTTCGCTAAGGTAATGCAGGATGCCATTGTCTCGGAACTTGGATCTGTAAACCGCGGAATAGTAAGCCGTCCCAACCTTGTAGTGATACGCGAAACAAAAATGCCGGCGGTATTGGCCGAAATTGGTTTCCTTACTAATGTTGAGAAGGAAGAAAAGCTTTTAAATACATCCGCATACAGGGACAGATGCGCCGGAGCACTTTACGAAGGTCTCATGGACTACTTCAAGTAA
- a CDS encoding ABC transporter ATP-binding protein produces MTEDANKEILLDVRNLKKVFPAKRGAESIRAIDGLSFKINKGETYGLVGESGCGKTTTGRTIARLYKPTEGQIWFGGTDIGKSNKEDLKPFRKKIQMIFQDPYGSLNPRMTIGEIVGEPIVILGMETKKSQREMVCRLLRCVGLSESHADRYPHEFSGGQRQRIGIARAIAVNPEMIICDEPVSALDPSIQAQVINMLMELQERDSLTYLFIAHDISIVKHISSTIGVMHMGKIVEQATAQELYRNPAHPYTRALLSAVPLIKLDGSIVGNTEVANMKAKNRVEAPGGCSYRNRCPIAKEICENKIPGIKDIGGGHLCACHALY; encoded by the coding sequence ATGACTGAAGATGCTAATAAAGAAATTTTGCTGGATGTAAGGAACCTGAAGAAGGTATTCCCTGCTAAAAGAGGAGCCGAAAGCATTCGCGCCATAGATGGCCTTTCATTTAAAATAAATAAAGGCGAAACCTATGGCCTTGTGGGCGAATCGGGATGCGGGAAAACAACAACAGGAAGGACTATAGCCCGGCTTTACAAGCCAACAGAGGGCCAAATATGGTTTGGCGGAACGGATATAGGAAAATCGAACAAAGAAGATTTGAAACCGTTCAGAAAAAAGATCCAAATGATATTTCAAGACCCGTATGGATCGCTAAATCCCAGAATGACAATAGGAGAGATAGTAGGAGAGCCCATTGTAATTCTAGGCATGGAAACGAAAAAAAGCCAAAGAGAAATGGTTTGCAGGTTGCTCCGCTGTGTAGGGCTTTCTGAAAGCCATGCAGACAGATACCCCCATGAGTTTTCGGGAGGGCAGAGGCAGAGGATAGGAATAGCAAGAGCCATAGCCGTTAATCCTGAAATGATAATTTGCGACGAACCCGTATCTGCTCTGGACCCGTCGATTCAGGCCCAGGTTATTAATATGCTGATGGAATTGCAGGAGAGGGATTCCCTTACATACCTTTTCATTGCCCATGACATTTCGATAGTCAAGCATATTTCTAGTACAATAGGTGTAATGCATATGGGAAAAATAGTTGAACAGGCCACGGCCCAAGAGCTTTACAGAAATCCTGCCCATCCATATACGAGGGCTTTGCTTTCAGCAGTTCCTTTAATCAAATTGGACGGAAGCATAGTCGGAAATACTGAGGTTGCAAATATGAAAGCGAAAAATAGAGTTGAAGCACCCGGCGGCTGCAGCTATAGGAATAGGTGTCCCATTGCCAAGGAGATTTGCGAAAACAAGATTCCGGGGATAAAAGACATCGGAGGAGGGCACCTTTGCGCATGCCACGCGCTTTATTAA
- a CDS encoding ABC transporter permease has product MGRYLAGRVVSMAIAIFLIITITFFLLHALPSGPFSSDRPLPEPVLNALNEKYHLNDTLLKQYTDYMKDIMAFDLGPSYRKTGASVNQIIKESFPISAKIGGVSIALVLLLGIPMGVLSAVKRNLWQDRYLMLLATLGITIPSFLVATAFIYIFSAKLGWFPTFGLGTWKHMVGPVIALSGFSLAFVARLTRSSMIEALGQDYIRTARAKGLSRNSILYKHALKNALAPVVSSIAPMAATILTGSFVVERIFAISGMGKYFVESVVNRDYTVIMGATIFYAVLLIAMTFLADMIHALMDPRIKLNE; this is encoded by the coding sequence TTGGGCAGATATCTGGCAGGAAGAGTTGTTTCAATGGCGATTGCTATATTTCTTATAATAACAATTACTTTTTTCCTTCTGCATGCCCTTCCAAGCGGACCGTTTTCGAGTGACAGACCATTGCCCGAACCGGTTCTAAATGCATTGAATGAAAAGTATCATTTAAATGATACGTTGCTGAAGCAGTATACCGACTATATGAAAGATATAATGGCTTTTGATTTGGGGCCAAGTTACAGAAAAACCGGCGCAAGCGTTAACCAGATCATTAAAGAAAGCTTCCCGATATCTGCGAAAATAGGAGGAGTTTCAATCGCTTTGGTATTGCTGCTTGGAATACCCATGGGAGTTTTGTCTGCGGTCAAGAGAAATTTATGGCAGGACCGTTATCTTATGCTTCTAGCAACACTGGGGATAACGATTCCAAGCTTTTTAGTTGCAACGGCTTTTATATATATTTTCAGCGCAAAACTCGGTTGGTTTCCAACATTTGGTTTGGGGACATGGAAGCATATGGTGGGGCCTGTAATAGCACTTTCGGGTTTTTCTCTTGCATTCGTGGCTAGGCTTACAAGGTCGTCAATGATTGAAGCTCTTGGACAGGATTACATAAGGACAGCGAGGGCAAAGGGGCTTTCTCGCAACTCCATTCTATACAAGCATGCACTTAAAAACGCATTGGCGCCTGTTGTTTCATCAATAGCTCCAATGGCTGCAACAATATTGACAGGTTCATTTGTAGTAGAAAGAATCTTTGCGATATCCGGTATGGGAAAGTATTTTGTGGAGAGCGTTGTCAACAGAGACTATACGGTTATAATGGGCGCAACGATTTTCTATGCGGTATTGCTGATTGCAATGACTTTCCTTGCTGATATGATACACGCCTTGATGGATCCAAGAATCAAACTTAACGAATAG
- a CDS encoding ABC transporter ATP-binding protein — MPKKLLEIKNLKTSFFTGQGEVRAVRGVDLEIEKGEAVGIVGESGSGKTATALSIMRLIDKPGRIIDGEIFFDKKNLMDKSEKEMMSVRGGKIAMIFQDPSTSLNPVFTIGNQIIETVMKHKNLSKKEAGERAAKALLEVGILHPYRRMSQYPHEFSGGMKQRAMIAMALCCEPDLIIADEATSSLDATVQAQILQLLNEIRKKSEMSMLVITHDLGVVADLCSKVAVMYGGLIMESGKAADVLKKPMHPYTRGLLKSIPGFNALSNNRLYAIEGSPPDMYNDSVGCPFAPRCPYAMKICKAEKPQYYETASGSKAMCWLLDEDAPFSVKRTFLEGGRQ, encoded by the coding sequence TTGCCTAAAAAATTGCTGGAAATAAAAAATCTAAAGACATCCTTTTTTACAGGACAGGGAGAAGTGCGTGCTGTGAGGGGAGTCGACCTTGAAATAGAAAAGGGGGAGGCAGTCGGGATTGTTGGGGAAAGCGGAAGTGGAAAAACTGCGACGGCTCTTTCCATAATGAGACTGATCGATAAGCCGGGAAGAATAATTGATGGCGAAATTTTTTTCGATAAAAAAAATCTAATGGATAAAAGTGAAAAGGAAATGATGAGTGTCAGGGGCGGTAAGATTGCAATGATTTTTCAAGACCCTTCAACATCCTTAAATCCGGTCTTTACTATTGGCAATCAAATCATTGAAACTGTAATGAAACACAAAAATCTATCGAAAAAAGAGGCAGGGGAAAGGGCGGCTAAAGCGCTATTGGAGGTTGGGATTTTGCATCCATATAGAAGAATGTCCCAATATCCGCACGAATTCTCGGGAGGAATGAAACAAAGGGCAATGATAGCAATGGCCCTTTGCTGTGAACCCGACTTGATAATAGCCGATGAAGCGACAAGCTCTCTCGATGCTACGGTGCAGGCGCAAATTCTACAGCTTCTGAATGAAATAAGAAAAAAGTCTGAAATGTCGATGCTTGTCATAACCCATGACCTGGGAGTTGTAGCAGACCTATGCAGCAAGGTTGCGGTTATGTATGGAGGCCTAATAATGGAAAGCGGGAAGGCTGCAGATGTTCTGAAAAAACCTATGCATCCATATACCCGGGGATTGCTGAAATCAATTCCTGGGTTTAATGCATTAAGCAATAATAGGCTTTACGCAATCGAAGGCTCGCCGCCGGACATGTATAATGATAGCGTGGGATGCCCATTTGCGCCAAGATGCCCCTATGCCATGAAAATATGCAAAGCAGAAAAACCTCAATACTATGAAACAGCAAGCGGAAGCAAAGCTATGTGCTGGCTTCTTGACGAAGATGCTCCATTCAGCGTCAAAAGAACTTTTCTTGAAGGGGGCAGGCAATGA